Genomic window (Paenibacillus sp. PK3_47):
GGTATCCTCCGAATCCGAGGTTTCCATGAACACCGGCAGAGAGATGCTGAAGCATCTGGACCGGAGCAAATATGAGGCAGTTCCGGTTGTTATCACTGAACGGGGACAGTTAATTGACGGGGTTAAGGGGATAGATTTTGCGCTGCTGGCGCTTCATGGGACTTATGGAGAGGACGGAACAGTGCAGGGGACACTGGAGACACTGGGTATTCCTTATTCCGGAAGCGGCGTACTGTCGAGCAGCCTGTGCATGGATAAAAATCTGTCCAAAACCATTCTCCGCAGCAAAGGTGTGCTAACTCCCGATTGGCTGTGCTGGGACAGCATGGAAGAGGTTGTGCCGGAAGCTGTGGAGCGTCTCGGTTACCCGGTCATGGTTAAGCCGAATTCCGGCGGGTCCAGCATCGGCATGACCAAAGTGAACCATTCAGGGGAGCTGCTGGCTGCGGTGGAGAAAGCTTTTGCCGCTGACCGCTCGATTCTGGTCGAGGCCTTCACGGAAGGACAGGAGATTACATGCGCTATTCTCGGCGGAGAAATGCTGCCTGTGATCGGCATTCAATCGCTTGGAGCGGACTGGTTCGACTACAGCGCCAAGTATGAGCAGGGCGGTGCTGATGAGCGTGTGATCCAATTGTCACTGGGGACCCATGAACGGGTGCGTACGGCGGCTATTTCTTGTTATAAGGCGCTGAAATGCTCGGTCTATGCCCGGGTGGATATGCTGCTGGCCAAAGGCGTTCCTTATGTGCTGGAGGTGAACACGCTGCCGGGGATGACCGAAACCAGCCTGCTGCCCAAAAGCGCACTGGCCGCCGGCTGCACTTTCAGCGGACTGCTGGATGCTATAATATCCAAATCCATGGAGGAATGGCGGGTAAAGCAGGGACAGACGGAGGTGGAGAGCCATGCTTAACCGGAACCGGGTCCTGGACCCGCAGGAGTGGATTGCAGAGCGTGTGCGGGAGATTGCGCCTTCGGGCATCCGCGCTTTTTTTGACCTCGCTGCCGGTAACAACGAAATTATATCACTTGGCGTCGGAGAACCGGATTTCGCTACGCCTGAGCATGTAAGGGCAGCCTGTATCCGTGCGCTGGAACGGGGAGAAACGACGTACACTCCAAACGCCGGACTGCCTGAGCTCAGGGAGGAGATATCCCTTTATTTGCGGAATGGCTTTGGACTGGAGTATCATCCTGCGGATGAAGTGATTGTAACTGTAGGCAGCAGTGAAGCGCTGGATCTGGCCCTTCGCGCTTTTACCGCACCGGGCGATGAAATCATCATTCCTTCGCCGAGCTACATCGCCTATTCGCCGATTGCCCATTTGAACGGAGGTTCACTGGTTGAGGTCGAAACGCGGGCGGACCAGGGCTTCAAGCTGACGGCTGAAGCGCTGGAAAAGGTGATTACACCGCGCTCCAAGCTGCTGATGCTTAATTTCCCGAGCAATCCCACCGGGGCGGTAATGTCTTATGAAGACTGGCTGCCGGTCGCAGAGCTTGTGAAGCGGCATAATCTGCTCGTGCTCTCGGATGAAATCTATGCCGAGCTGACCTATGACAGCAGGCATGCCAGCATTGCCGCGCTTCCCGGCATGAAGGAGCGGACCATTGTCATCAGCGGCTTCTCCAAAGC
Coding sequences:
- a CDS encoding D-alanine--D-alanine ligase, coding for MIKVGVIMGGVSSESEVSMNTGREMLKHLDRSKYEAVPVVITERGQLIDGVKGIDFALLALHGTYGEDGTVQGTLETLGIPYSGSGVLSSSLCMDKNLSKTILRSKGVLTPDWLCWDSMEEVVPEAVERLGYPVMVKPNSGGSSIGMTKVNHSGELLAAVEKAFAADRSILVEAFTEGQEITCAILGGEMLPVIGIQSLGADWFDYSAKYEQGGADERVIQLSLGTHERVRTAAISCYKALKCSVYARVDMLLAKGVPYVLEVNTLPGMTETSLLPKSALAAGCTFSGLLDAIISKSMEEWRVKQGQTEVESHA
- a CDS encoding aminotransferase class I/II-fold pyridoxal phosphate-dependent enzyme, whose protein sequence is MLNRNRVLDPQEWIAERVREIAPSGIRAFFDLAAGNNEIISLGVGEPDFATPEHVRAACIRALERGETTYTPNAGLPELREEISLYLRNGFGLEYHPADEVIVTVGSSEALDLALRAFTAPGDEIIIPSPSYIAYSPIAHLNGGSLVEVETRADQGFKLTAEALEKVITPRSKLLMLNFPSNPTGAVMSYEDWLPVAELVKRHNLLVLSDEIYAELTYDSRHASIAALPGMKERTIVISGFSKAFAMTGWRVGYACGSSGLLAAMLKIHQYTAMCAPVLGQIAAIESLRSGLHDKDRMKECFRRRRTLFVEGLRTIGLDCHEPQGAFYAFPSIARTGLKSEEFALRLLKEAGVAAVPGQVFGTGGEGHIRCSYATSEARLNEALERMEGFMRKERALGKKQRYAVK